A region from the uncultured Draconibacterium sp. genome encodes:
- a CDS encoding TonB-dependent receptor codes for MKLTVLVSLLFVVSVAAKSTYSQATKLSLNLNNSTVKQVFDQVEEQSEFVFLYKTQELDENRLVSVSVENAVINEIMDEVLDGQNLNYFIIDRQVIIREKMPENSVKSEVVAPQGRTITGKVTNNDGEPLPGATIVIKGTVKGVLANVDGEYSISGVEESDILLFSFVGMKSSEVIIGQQSIINVQLEADVIGLEEVIAIGYGTVKKKDLTGAVSSVKAEEIKMSPVSNPVEAIQGRVAGLDITRSDGRAGSGSSILLRGNRSLTASSAPIYIIDGIQGSISNLNPNDIASMDVLKDASSTAIYGSAGANGVIVITTKQAEKGKIQIDFDSYVSVNGWPSYPSALQGDDWLEYLEYGYYATNGEYSKNQDELLAAWGIGSISDYINQEKWVDWVDETLQTGMQQNYNLSVRGGTDVVQANFSLGYNRTNGIYKNDFEDKITMRSNVNVNPSDWAKFGIQTGLTYKNRETRSSRINKAFGMIPVGDVYDEDGNINVYPVEEMTDIVSLLADDIDGTYSNNTKSIAVTVNPYAEFTLADGLTVKSVLGTSLSASRNGVYNSDHTYMMLVGSANAIRNARYNTSLYYSYIWENIVNYSFNINQNHDITTTLISSYAHSQSENSGSYSEGFLYDTFEFFNLDAGLNPFASSYYSHKKRFSLAARATYSYKGKYLFNASIRHDAASQLANKSDIFPAAAVAWRISEESFMESTQSWLSNLKLRLGYGVSGNSNINAYVTKSEVTSGYDVLNLGGGQVATNIPTQAVGNEDLGWEKSYNLNIGLDFGLLNNRVDGSLEWYNTDTKDVIYARNLPYSGGGYTAKLPYQMNANIAEMQNKGFELTLNTRNIQSRNFKWNSTLTFARNWEEVTSIDLGSGTTVEDLISLGLFMGSPKSTFYNYKKIGIWQLGEEADAAVFGLLPGDVKIESSLTKKSDGVWTREVTDDDGNVVIEEYTSENPYTINASDDRQIIGQGSPTWTAGFQNDFIYKNFHLNVFMTSRWGQMIDGELLGYFGYGRKNMPDSYNYWTEDNPTNDFPRPYLSRSAKLSSPTAALNYVDGSFIKVKNVTLGYDFPEKLNRSLGLSNLHIYGTLYNPLVYSKSKILKGVDPETNASDSFPLYRQIVFGINMSF; via the coding sequence ATGAAGTTAACAGTATTGGTCTCTCTATTATTTGTGGTATCGGTGGCAGCAAAATCCACCTATTCGCAAGCAACTAAACTGAGCTTAAACTTAAACAATTCAACAGTAAAACAAGTATTCGATCAGGTTGAAGAACAAAGTGAATTTGTTTTTCTCTACAAAACGCAGGAGCTCGATGAAAATCGTTTGGTTTCGGTAAGTGTTGAAAATGCCGTAATTAACGAAATTATGGACGAGGTGCTCGACGGTCAGAATTTAAATTACTTTATTATTGACCGCCAGGTAATTATTCGTGAAAAAATGCCGGAGAATTCAGTTAAATCCGAGGTTGTGGCTCCTCAGGGTAGAACGATAACTGGTAAAGTTACAAACAATGACGGGGAGCCTTTGCCAGGGGCTACCATTGTTATTAAAGGAACTGTCAAGGGCGTATTGGCCAATGTGGATGGAGAGTACTCTATCTCTGGTGTTGAGGAATCTGATATTCTGCTGTTTTCATTTGTTGGGATGAAATCGAGTGAAGTCATAATTGGTCAGCAGTCGATTATTAATGTGCAACTTGAGGCGGATGTTATTGGACTGGAAGAGGTAATTGCAATAGGTTACGGTACCGTTAAAAAGAAAGATTTAACAGGGGCTGTTTCTTCAGTAAAAGCAGAAGAGATAAAAATGTCGCCCGTATCAAATCCTGTTGAAGCCATTCAAGGGCGTGTTGCAGGTTTGGATATTACTCGTTCCGACGGTAGGGCCGGATCCGGGTCAAGCATTTTGTTAAGGGGAAACCGATCTCTTACTGCAAGCAGTGCGCCAATTTATATTATTGATGGTATTCAGGGGAGTATCTCCAATCTTAACCCGAATGATATCGCATCAATGGATGTATTAAAAGATGCTTCGTCTACTGCCATTTATGGTTCAGCTGGTGCAAACGGCGTAATTGTTATTACCACAAAACAAGCTGAAAAAGGAAAAATTCAAATTGATTTCGATTCGTACGTAAGTGTAAACGGTTGGCCTTCGTACCCAAGTGCTTTGCAGGGCGATGATTGGTTGGAATACCTGGAGTATGGATATTATGCAACAAATGGCGAGTATTCAAAAAATCAGGATGAACTGCTCGCTGCATGGGGTATTGGTTCAATAAGCGATTATATAAATCAGGAGAAATGGGTCGATTGGGTTGATGAAACCTTGCAGACAGGAATGCAGCAAAATTATAACCTATCGGTTCGTGGTGGAACTGATGTTGTGCAAGCCAACTTCTCGTTGGGGTATAACCGAACAAATGGAATATATAAGAACGATTTTGAGGATAAAATCACCATGCGCAGTAATGTCAATGTTAATCCTTCTGATTGGGCAAAATTTGGTATTCAAACAGGATTGACTTATAAAAACCGCGAGACCCGTTCGAGCCGAATTAATAAAGCTTTTGGAATGATTCCGGTTGGGGATGTTTACGATGAGGATGGCAATATAAATGTTTATCCTGTTGAAGAAATGACCGATATTGTTAGTCTTCTGGCAGACGATATTGACGGGACATACTCGAACAATACAAAATCGATTGCCGTAACTGTTAATCCTTATGCAGAGTTTACCCTTGCTGATGGTTTAACAGTGAAATCTGTTTTAGGAACTTCATTGTCGGCAAGCCGAAATGGAGTTTACAATAGCGATCATACCTATATGATGTTGGTTGGAAGTGCAAACGCCATTCGTAACGCCAGGTATAATACGTCGTTATATTACAGTTATATTTGGGAAAATATTGTAAACTATAGTTTCAATATAAATCAAAATCACGATATAACTACTACCTTAATTTCTTCTTATGCACACAGCCAATCTGAAAATTCAGGAAGTTATAGCGAAGGATTTTTATATGATACTTTTGAGTTTTTTAATCTTGATGCAGGCTTAAATCCGTTTGCCAGTTCTTACTACAGTCATAAAAAAAGGTTTTCATTAGCTGCTCGTGCTACTTATTCATATAAAGGAAAATACCTTTTTAATGCATCAATTCGTCATGATGCCGCTTCGCAGCTGGCTAACAAATCAGATATTTTTCCTGCTGCAGCTGTAGCCTGGCGTATTTCGGAAGAAAGTTTCATGGAAAGTACACAATCATGGTTAAGTAACTTAAAACTCCGATTAGGATATGGTGTGTCTGGTAATTCAAATATTAATGCTTATGTAACAAAATCAGAGGTTACAAGCGGATACGATGTTCTTAACCTGGGAGGTGGTCAGGTAGCCACAAATATTCCTACGCAGGCTGTTGGTAATGAAGATTTGGGATGGGAAAAATCATACAACCTGAATATAGGTTTGGATTTCGGTTTGTTAAATAATCGTGTCGATGGTTCGTTGGAATGGTATAATACCGATACAAAAGATGTAATCTATGCCCGAAATCTTCCATATTCAGGTGGGGGTTATACTGCAAAACTTCCATATCAAATGAATGCAAACATTGCCGAAATGCAAAATAAGGGTTTTGAGCTTACTTTGAATACACGGAATATTCAATCCAGAAATTTTAAATGGAATTCGACTCTGACTTTTGCCCGAAACTGGGAGGAGGTAACTTCTATAGATTTAGGAAGTGGAACAACTGTTGAAGATTTAATTTCGTTGGGATTGTTTATGGGCTCGCCAAAGAGTACTTTTTATAACTACAAAAAAATTGGGATATGGCAGCTTGGAGAAGAAGCTGATGCAGCTGTATTTGGGCTGTTGCCTGGTGATGTAAAAATTGAGTCGAGTTTAACTAAAAAATCGGATGGAGTGTGGACCCGAGAAGTTACAGATGACGATGGCAATGTGGTTATCGAAGAATATACTTCTGAAAATCCGTACACAATTAATGCCAGCGATGATCGTCAGATTATTGGTCAGGGAAGCCCAACCTGGACTGCAGGTTTTCAGAATGACTTTATATATAAAAACTTTCATCTGAATGTTTTTATGACCAGCCGTTGGGGGCAAATGATTGATGGCGAGCTTCTTGGGTATTTTGGATATGGCCGGAAAAATATGCCTGATTCTTATAATTATTGGACAGAAGATAATCCAACCAATGATTTTCCAAGGCCATATTTGAGCCGAAGTGCAAAATTGTCATCTCCCACTGCAGCACTC
- a CDS encoding sigma-70 family RNA polymerase sigma factor — MNDKTKQTECWDPCWGAFKNGDMDAFRQIYTAFFDKLYAYGSKLTNDATLLEDSIQELFLELYTKRKKLASPENLEYYLLKSLKLTIYQKHRKNGRFVVSELEEETVRSDGFVFSYELSTGETENETEKDEQLRKLLDNLDASQRELLYLKFYKRLTYREIGHLLGVQPDSAKKQVYRIISRLKHKVSSVSLQLFYMLYSR, encoded by the coding sequence ATGAACGATAAAACGAAACAAACTGAGTGCTGGGACCCATGTTGGGGAGCCTTCAAAAATGGTGATATGGATGCCTTTCGGCAAATTTATACGGCCTTTTTTGATAAGTTGTATGCCTATGGTTCAAAGTTAACAAATGATGCTACACTCCTGGAGGACAGCATACAGGAACTTTTTCTGGAGCTCTATACAAAACGAAAAAAACTTGCCAGCCCCGAAAACTTAGAATATTATCTTCTGAAATCATTAAAACTTACAATCTATCAGAAACACCGAAAAAACGGACGTTTTGTGGTTTCGGAGCTGGAAGAAGAAACGGTAAGATCGGATGGATTTGTTTTTTCTTATGAACTTTCAACTGGGGAGACAGAAAACGAAACAGAGAAAGATGAACAACTACGCAAACTACTTGATAATCTTGATGCAAGCCAACGAGAATTGTTATATCTTAAATTTTATAAGAGGCTTACATATAGGGAGATAGGTCATTTATTGGGTGTTCAGCCCGATTCTGCCAAAAAGCAGGTTTATCGTATAATTAGTCGATTAAAGCATAAAGTATCCTCAGTGTCGCTGCAATTATTTTACATGTTATACAGCAGATAA
- a CDS encoding family 78 glycoside hydrolase catalytic domain: MFKISELVTEYHKNPLGIETCSPRLSWKLKSDKHNVIQTAYHIKCALSEKNLNSGVDLLWDSGKVAAEESIHVLYQGEALKSGQRIFWQVRAWNNKNEQSDWSETNFWEMGLLNQSDWQAKWIEPDLNEDTKKSNPCPLLRKSFHLEKEIEKARIYVSAHGLYQLQLNGKKVGDEEFTPGWTTYHKRLQYQVFDVTKQICNGENAIGAILGDGWYRGYFGWQGEKNHYGEKTALLLQLQLTFTDGTQQTLVSDKSWKAATGAILESEIYHGEVYDARQEKPGWDRLGFNDSDWQNVVEKSYGFERITNSVGSKVKVTHTLEAVKKIITPKGETVLDFGQNMVGRIRFSLKAKAGEKISIYHAEVLDKEGNFYTTNLRPAKQRITYIFKGNETETYSPHFTFMGFRYIKIEDYPGDVKPNDFTGEAIHSDMEFTGNFECSDPLINQLQSNIQWGLRGNFLDIPTDCPQRDERMGWTGDAQVFAPTACFNTNAAPFFAKWLKDLEAEQRADGSVPWVVPNLVKDGGGTGWSDGFGATGWADAAIIIPWVVYQAYGDTAILKSQYSSMKAWEEYMIREAGDSFLFNTGFHFGDWLSFAEYSSYIYNAPDYGFAGAHTEKDLIATAYFYYSTSLMAKIADITGEETDAAKYKSLLPKIKEAFKNEFITPNGRLLSNTQAAYAIALTFNVVPDEYRKTMAGLLAKNVEYFQHLTTGFLGTPVLCDALSDIGRTDLAYKLLFNKKYPSWLYAVTMGATTIWERWDGIKPDGSFQNEGMNSFNHYAYGAIGNWLYTRAAGIQSHPDFPGYKKTIIKPELTDKLDFAKATLQTVYGQIKSEWKLENGHLQLTVTLPPNTTATVFVPGKENTYTEHEMGSGTMVFESKIE; this comes from the coding sequence GTGTTTAAAATATCTGAATTAGTAACCGAATACCATAAAAATCCCTTAGGAATTGAAACGTGTTCTCCTCGTCTGAGTTGGAAACTTAAAAGCGATAAGCACAATGTAATCCAAACCGCTTACCACATAAAATGCGCACTATCGGAGAAAAATCTGAACAGCGGAGTCGACTTGCTGTGGGATTCAGGAAAAGTAGCTGCTGAAGAATCTATTCATGTTTTATACCAGGGAGAAGCCTTAAAAAGTGGTCAACGTATTTTTTGGCAGGTACGGGCATGGAACAATAAAAACGAACAATCAGACTGGAGCGAAACCAATTTTTGGGAAATGGGATTGCTAAACCAGTCAGACTGGCAGGCTAAATGGATTGAACCTGATTTAAACGAAGACACAAAAAAATCAAACCCGTGTCCGTTGCTTCGTAAAAGTTTTCATCTTGAAAAGGAAATAGAAAAGGCTCGAATTTATGTGAGTGCGCATGGTTTATACCAACTGCAGTTAAACGGCAAAAAAGTGGGTGACGAAGAATTTACACCCGGCTGGACCACCTACCACAAACGCTTGCAATACCAGGTTTTTGATGTAACAAAACAGATTTGCAATGGCGAAAATGCCATAGGTGCCATCCTTGGAGATGGCTGGTATCGTGGTTATTTTGGCTGGCAGGGAGAGAAAAACCATTATGGCGAAAAAACAGCCCTGTTGCTTCAATTGCAATTAACTTTCACCGATGGCACTCAACAAACACTAGTAAGCGATAAGAGCTGGAAAGCTGCAACAGGCGCTATTCTTGAATCGGAAATTTACCACGGCGAAGTTTACGATGCCCGTCAGGAAAAACCGGGTTGGGACAGACTTGGATTTAACGACTCTGATTGGCAAAATGTTGTAGAGAAAAGCTATGGTTTTGAGCGCATAACCAACTCCGTTGGCTCGAAAGTTAAAGTTACTCATACGCTTGAAGCAGTAAAAAAAATAATTACTCCAAAGGGCGAAACAGTATTGGATTTTGGACAGAACATGGTAGGCCGTATTCGTTTCTCATTAAAAGCAAAAGCCGGAGAAAAGATTTCGATTTATCATGCCGAAGTACTCGATAAGGAAGGAAATTTTTATACCACAAACCTGCGCCCGGCCAAACAACGTATTACCTATATTTTTAAGGGAAACGAAACGGAAACATATAGTCCGCATTTTACATTTATGGGTTTTCGCTACATAAAAATTGAAGATTACCCCGGGGATGTGAAACCAAATGATTTTACCGGTGAAGCTATTCATTCGGATATGGAATTTACTGGCAATTTTGAATGCTCCGACCCACTAATTAACCAGCTGCAAAGCAACATACAGTGGGGCTTACGCGGTAATTTTTTGGATATACCAACAGATTGTCCACAGCGCGACGAGCGCATGGGCTGGACCGGCGATGCACAGGTTTTTGCACCAACTGCTTGTTTTAACACCAATGCAGCACCATTTTTTGCCAAGTGGCTTAAAGATTTGGAAGCCGAGCAACGCGCCGATGGCAGCGTTCCGTGGGTAGTACCCAACCTGGTTAAAGATGGTGGAGGAACAGGCTGGTCGGATGGTTTTGGGGCAACGGGATGGGCTGATGCCGCCATAATAATTCCATGGGTAGTTTACCAGGCCTATGGCGATACCGCTATTTTAAAAAGCCAGTACAGCTCCATGAAGGCCTGGGAAGAATATATGATTCGCGAAGCCGGAGACAGCTTTTTGTTTAACACCGGTTTTCATTTTGGCGACTGGCTGTCGTTTGCCGAATATTCGAGCTACATTTACAATGCCCCCGATTATGGATTTGCAGGCGCTCACACCGAAAAAGACCTGATTGCCACGGCATATTTCTATTATTCCACCTCGCTAATGGCAAAAATTGCGGACATTACCGGCGAAGAAACTGATGCTGCCAAATACAAATCGCTGCTACCCAAAATAAAAGAGGCTTTTAAAAATGAATTTATAACGCCCAACGGAAGACTTCTTTCCAATACCCAGGCAGCGTATGCCATTGCCCTGACTTTTAACGTTGTTCCAGATGAATACCGAAAAACCATGGCCGGACTACTGGCTAAAAATGTGGAGTATTTTCAACATCTTACCACCGGATTTTTAGGAACCCCGGTACTTTGCGATGCCTTATCGGATATTGGCAGAACCGACCTTGCGTACAAACTACTGTTCAATAAAAAATACCCGTCGTGGCTTTACGCTGTAACCATGGGTGCCACCACCATTTGGGAGCGTTGGGATGGCATAAAACCCGATGGTTCATTCCAAAACGAAGGTATGAACTCGTTTAACCATTATGCTTACGGCGCCATTGGCAACTGGCTGTACACCAGGGCTGCCGGAATACAAAGCCACCCCGATTTTCCGGGCTATAAAAAAACGATTATCAAACCAGAATTAACCGACAAACTTGATTTTGCCAAAGCGACAC
- a CDS encoding FecR family protein, which yields MKGNERYIEDERFLKWVFQPDEESEAYYAQYFKKYPKEKAEMIRLKEDLKLLSFTDKSYPDTTSEKIYRKILVDIITLEKCEKWRNRFVATVKYAAIAFVLVASGFLVYLSGFANKGHYKFSEELLLIGTMVEPRLYLADGSSVTLSGPDYFVDYSLENRLVIGKDTIACNVTAKRKNLHNLLVVAYGKRVKVRLPDKSEVWVNAGSRLITPQQFSAKKREVFLFGEGFFDVEHNEDKPFYVQTTAMAVKVLGTEFNVSAYPENNTIETVLKEGSVQIESTGNTWFAEKAIIKPNQKATFEKSSELIKIEQVEHENYTRWKEGLISIDDDSLKGVMATLERYFNIDIEIVDPKNEKVQISGKLDFSAGMDRVFKYIEKLTNGTFEENGPGKYRFK from the coding sequence ATGAAGGGAAACGAAAGATATATTGAGGATGAACGCTTCTTGAAATGGGTATTTCAACCAGATGAAGAATCTGAAGCTTATTATGCTCAATATTTCAAAAAATATCCAAAAGAAAAGGCTGAGATGATCAGGTTAAAAGAGGATTTGAAATTATTGTCTTTTACCGATAAAAGTTACCCCGATACCACGTCAGAAAAAATTTACCGGAAGATTTTAGTTGATATTATAACCCTTGAGAAGTGCGAAAAATGGCGCAACAGGTTTGTGGCAACAGTAAAATATGCGGCTATAGCATTCGTGCTGGTGGCAAGTGGCTTCTTGGTTTATTTGTCAGGTTTCGCCAATAAGGGACATTATAAATTCTCGGAAGAGTTGTTGTTGATTGGAACCATGGTTGAACCCCGGTTGTATTTGGCCGATGGTAGTTCTGTTACACTTAGTGGCCCAGACTATTTTGTTGATTACTCGCTCGAAAATAGACTGGTGATAGGTAAAGATACCATTGCCTGCAACGTTACTGCAAAACGAAAAAATTTACATAACCTGTTGGTGGTTGCCTATGGAAAAAGAGTAAAAGTGCGTTTACCCGACAAAAGTGAAGTATGGGTTAATGCCGGCAGTCGTTTAATTACCCCACAACAATTTTCAGCAAAAAAACGTGAGGTGTTTTTGTTTGGTGAAGGATTTTTTGATGTGGAACACAACGAGGATAAACCGTTTTATGTACAAACAACTGCAATGGCTGTAAAAGTTCTTGGAACGGAGTTTAACGTTTCTGCCTATCCTGAAAATAATACAATTGAAACCGTATTAAAAGAAGGAAGTGTGCAGATTGAAAGCACCGGAAACACGTGGTTTGCTGAAAAAGCTATTATTAAACCCAACCAAAAAGCGACCTTCGAAAAATCGTCGGAATTAATAAAAATAGAACAGGTTGAGCACGAAAATTACACCCGCTGGAAAGAAGGCCTGATAAGCATTGATGACGATAGTTTAAAGGGAGTAATGGCAACGCTTGAACGCTATTTTAATATTGATATTGAAATAGTTGATCCGAAAAATGAAAAGGTACAGATATCGGGGAAACTTGATTTTAGTGCAGGGATGGACCGTGTGTTTAAATATATTGAAAAACTCACCAACGGAACGTTTGAAGAAAACGGACCCGGTAAATACCGCTTTAAATAA